The nucleotide window ataataataataattataataataataataataataataatgatgacaataaaaaataacaacaaaaaaaaattccaataagtggtaataatgataatgataattttgataatgacaataatagtaataataataataataataataataataataataataataataaaataatgataataaaaataataatgataataataatgataataataataataatgaaaacaattataaaaacaacaatgagaagataataataacaataataacagtagtagtagtactactactactactactactactactacttctactactactactaatgataaaacaatagtaataatgataatgagaacattattaataataacaataaaaagataaaaataatgataataatagtaattaatataaaaataatgataataaaaaaatgcaataaaaataacaatagtaataataagaaaaacaaaataaacaaaaagaaatcaaaagaagCTCATGACACATTCTTCATTACAAGAGAACACAAACTGAAATAACTACAAATCTGTTTTAATTACTTACTTGTCTGGGGTTCCTTCAGATTCAACAGTGACAGCTATTTTACTGTTACATGGCATACAATAATtgtacatacctacaaacacaaacacacacactaacacacatatacatatacatacacacacacacatacgtgtctgtgtgtgtgcatgtagacatgtaagcatgtatgtatgtatacatacatatataaaatatatatatgtatatacatacatacatgtatacacacacacacatacacacatatatatatgtatgtatatgagtttatatatatatatatatatatatatatatatatatatatatatatatatatacatatatatgttcacacacacatacatatacatacatgcatacatacatatatttatatatatatatatatacatatatacatatatatatatatatatatatatatatatatatacatatatgtgtatgtatgtatgtgtgtgtgtgtgtgtgtgtgtgtgtgtgtgtgtgtgtgtgtgtgtgtgtgtgtgtgtgtgtgtgtgtgtaccgtacacgtacacgtacacacacacacacacacacacacacacacacacacacacacacacacacacacacacacacacacacacacacacattcatatatgacaGTAACATTAAGAAAGACTCTCACTCAGTTTACTATATGAAAGTGAAATCTTTATAAGATAAAGAGATACCTTTATACAAAGGAAATACCTTGATACATATGCCATTATAACTTTAGTGTTTTGAATGTTTGGAATTAAGTTTGCCCCATGTTAATTATACCTGTACTGTGTTTTAGCTCAATCATCCTTGCTATCATCTGATGTAAATTGGTCCatcctgtgtgttttttttttttttttttttttttgtatattaatttCCATTTATTCCCAGATAACATCTGTGGCCTATAATTTattgtattggtaataataaaattcccaaatatgtaatataaaatttatatttccaatatatacatttgtatatatattcatatagagctATTATCTACACTAATCTTGTAAAGATTTTACATAATAGCATTTCTCTAGCTTTTAAAAAACTAAAGTATATTCTACCTAGTAAGTCACCTATTTTGCTACAGTATACTGTAGTGGAATACACCAAATACTCCTATAAATGTGATTCATATTCTGCTGTCTCTACACAGAATTtcagaagtataaaaaaaatatatatacaaaaaaaggaagagaactaGAAATACTTCCCCTAAAATCTAATTGctctatgtacaaacacatagacaattattaaaaaaaaaaaaaagtatggaatACAATGGCAGTAAACAATTATAGCACATCCATAACATAGATTATAGCTATTGTTAAAATTGCACTAGTCATGCTCTGcctttctgtgtttctttaaGGATGAGCTTTTCCAAAACATGGACCCACAATCAGGGCATTCACGAGGCTTTTTGCCAACGTGTGACTTTTTATGGGCCCACAAATAAGAACGTGCCCGAAAGGCTGCACTGCACTTGTCACACTTGAAAGGCTTTTCTCCTGTGTGTTTCCGTTTGTGAACGATGAGAGTTTGCTTCTGAGTGAATGTGGCATCACACTCATCACATTTTAAGAGCCCCTCCCCTGTGTGAATTTTCTCATGATTGCTATACTGAAATTTGTATGTGAAACTCTTGTCACAGTATGCACACTGGTAAGGTTTTTCTCCAGTATGGATACGCTTGTGTATAGTGTACTGACTGTTAGTTCTAAACTTCTTATCACAGAATTCACACTCGATGTTTTTTGAGCATTGATTATTTTGCACATGACTTTTCAAAGCGGCCCTATTTGTAAACCTTGTCCCACATGCTGTGCAGGGATATGGCTTTCCAATGGCATTCATGTGTAGTATTCTGTGTGTTATCAGAGCTTTCTTGTCTGTAAACTTTTTCTGACACACCTCACAATGGTAAAACTCTCCATCAAAATGAATTGTCATATGGGTCTCCCAGTTTGTTTTAGAGGTTAACTGCTTTCCACAAATTGTACATTCAAACAcacccttttcctcaccctcccttttacCCCTATCCTCACTCTTGATAGAAATAAGACCTTCAATTGGGTTGTAGATTTTTACAAAAGGTTCGTCCTTACAGGTTCTTCTGTACACATCCACTCCGCGGTAGCGAAAGAGATCTGTGATGAGAGTTGTTTGGAAAATATATGGCAACATGCCTTTCTTACGGCGAGATGATTTCCTGCTCTTCTTACTAGACTTgcttctgctctcactctccttgCTGTCCACATGATCACTGGTTTCCAAGGCACAGTCTGGCTCTAAGAACATATCACATTCTACACTGACAAACTCCATGGCATTGGGCATTTCATCCTTCTCATCAAGGCTGATATCTTGAGAATCCTGGGAATCCATGTCTCTTGTGTCGGACTGATCTCCTTCTTCACCGGAAGTCACAGACCCATTACTTAACCAATGactattgctgctgt belongs to Penaeus chinensis breed Huanghai No. 1 chromosome 4, ASM1920278v2, whole genome shotgun sequence and includes:
- the LOC125024606 gene encoding zinc finger protein 300-like, yielding MENIILSQRSSNSSNSHWLSNGSVTSGEEGDQSDTRDMDSQDSQDISLDEKDEMPNAMEFVSVECDMFLEPDCALETSDHVDSKESESRSKSSKKSRKSSRRKKGMLPYIFQTTLITDLFRYRGVDVYRRTCKDEPFVKIYNPIEGLISIKSEDRGKREGEEKGVFECTICGKQLTSKTNWETHMTIHFDGEFYHCEVCQKKFTDKKALITHRILHMNAIGKPYPCTACGTRFTNRAALKSHVQNNQCSKNIECEFCDKKFRTNSQYTIHKRIHTGEKPYQCAYCDKSFTYKFQYSNHEKIHTGEGLLKCDECDATFTQKQTLIVHKRKHTGEKPFKCDKCSAAFRARSYLWAHKKSHVGKKPRECPDCGSMFWKSSSLKKHRKAEHD